CCCCCGCGGCCGTGGCGAGCACGGGGACGTTCATGGGCGAGACCGCCTCCAACACGCGCCGGAACAAGCCATTGTCCGCATGGGTCGTCGTCGTGCTGACGATCACGGTCCCGGGCTCGATGCGCGGCGCTTCCTTGCGGCTCGTGGAGCTGTTGGCGGTCGTCGGCCCGACGAAGAGCTGGTTGTCGCGCAGCGGAATGCTCCCGGCGAGTCCCCGGTGGCCCATGATGATGTGGAGCTTGGGCGAGGCCGCGGCCTGGACGAGGTGCGCCAAGCGGCCACGATAGGGGGACAGACCGAGCTGGGCCCTCGCCTCGTTCAACGGCATCAGCTGGCCCATCAGCAGGTGCGTCAGCGCGGGGAACCGGAAGAAGGGCTTCATGGACGGCATGGTGCTGAAGAGCAGCGGCAGCTCATCCGCCGTGAGGACCGTCCCCATGTTCCCGGCGCTCGCCCAGGGAATGCCGGCGCGCTCGGCGGCCCAGGCCGCGCCCAGCTCGAAGTAGTCGTGGACCACGCAGTCCACCTTCTCGCGCTTCAAGACAGGCTCCAGCTCTCGCGCGAGCTGGACGTTGTTCGCCTGGCCGATGCTCCGGAACATCGTGATGCCGAAGGGGACCGACGGCATCCAGGGCGGCAGACTCGTGAGCTGGGCGAGATCGCCAATGTCCTGGACGTCGAGCATCCGCTCATGAGGCAGGTGCTCCGCGCCGACGGCCTTCACATCGGCCGCCAGGCTCGCCTTCGCCTTGAACAGCACCCGGTTGCCCCGAGCGGTGAGCTGCTGCGCGAGGTCCAGGACGCGAAGCAGATGCCCCGGCGCCCCCGAGCTCGCCAGCAGGAAGGTCGCGGGTTTCCGGGAAACATCATTCGTGGATGCCATGGTCGTTCTCCCCCAGGAAGTCGCAAACGGTCCCCTCCGCACACGCGATGGACCGCAACTCCAAGTTGCGATGATGAATAGAATTGGATTTCACTCACCGCAATTCGAAGTTGCGATACTCGGCTTATGAGAGAATTGGAAGAAGGGCGCATCCCACCCCGAGCGGGGGGGCGGTAGTCTCGGCCCCATGCACACCAAGGCCCTGAGAGGTGTCAGACGACTCGTAGGCGGCGAGGGAGCGGAACAAGTTCTCTGACACCTCCTGGAGTTTCTTACGAATCGTCCCGTACAAATTGTCTGACACCTTCTCAGGGCGCTCCTCCAAGGTCGCCCAGCGAAAACGTCACGGCAAGCGCTGATCGTCTCAATGGCGACCACGAGAACTACGTTCATTCCCTCCGCGTATGGTTTGCAACGTCGCCTCTGCGGGGGATGACACATGCTCGGGACTACGAAGGCGTATAGGAGGGATGGGGGCCCTGTGGAGGGGGGAGGGCTGGAGCGGAGGGGGAGAGGAAGGCCGCGGATGGGTGCTGTCAGGGCTGTGCGCCGGGCCAGTGGAGAAGCGGTGCAACCCTCCTTGGGGCACAAGTCCCAGGAAGGGTGTGGAGATGCCTTCTCCGAGACTTCGCCGGACACCTTCCCCAGGAGTAGGCCCCCACCTGCCGAACCGAGTACCTCCTGGAAGTCAGGCGCGGTCCATGAGAGCACCATGACTCCTGGCCACCCGCAGGCGGGGAGGTCAGGGCGGAGGAGCACGCATGGACGAGAAGAAGAAGAAGTCCGAAGCGAACGGCGAGGAACCGGAGCGGTTGGGGCCGTACGTGATTCAGGAGCAGGTGCAGCAGTCCCATGACAGCCAGGAGCAGCTCTACCTGGCCACGCACGAGACGAGCGGGGCCAAGGCCCTGGTGCGCAAGCACTCCTCCGAGGAGGACGCGGCACCACGCAAGGACTGGCGAGTGCTCTTCGGCTCCTGGGCCTCAGGGGGTTACTCCGCCATGGAAGTGGAGCACACCGACTGGGCCAGGGCCCTGGACAGGCAGTCGGCGGAGTCGATGCTGCTCACGTTGGAGAGTGTGCTCGAGGAAGTGCGGCGCATGGCCCGCGCCGTGTCCGGCACCCACGAGCCCCGCTTCCGGTGGAGCCTGGGGTTGGGCATGGCGAGCGCCGCCATGGTGTGCGCCCTTCTCTTCGCGCTGGTGCGTCTGGCCCCGGTGTCCCAACCTCCGAGCTCCCCGGAGACTTTGGCGAGCGCCCCGCCCGCGTCTGGGAGCCACGAGGAGCCCGCGGCGGGCGAAAATCTGGACATGCCCACCCATGGCGTGCTCGTGGACACCGCGGACGCGGGGCAATCCGTACTCGCCCGTCCGCTGCCGCGCGAGCCCTTCAAGGGACAGAAGCGCCCTCCCTGCCATCGCTACGCCGAGGTCGAGTTGGTCGGTGCCTGCTGGATGCCTCACGAGTTGAAGGCCCCGTGCCCGGACGTGCTCTACGAGCACCAGGGCAAGTGCTACTCGCCCGCCTTCAGCGCGAAGCCGCCGCCCTCGTCGCTCGGGCAGTGAGGAGCGCGGGGCCCCCTGGCGCCCGGCAACCGGCTTCGCTCGTCCCTGCTCGTCCATCCGACATTGGCCGTGCCTTCGGATTCGCTCTCCGAGGGGCTCACGCAACTCTCGCAGCGCCTGGGCTCGTGGAGGCATGCCCCAACGGTCGCGGGTTGCCTCGGGCCGGGTAGGCGGGTGATGGGCCCTCACGGCACGCGCCCCGAGGATTGGCTTGTCCCGTGAACGAGCCGGGAAGGGGGTCGCTTACAAATCGTCCGTACAAATCGTCTGACACCTTTTCGAGCCGATGCCTTGTTCCGCCGGAAGTCCCCCAAGCGTGGGTAGAGCCGAGGCGGCAAGAGGCGAGCCCCGCGCGGCAAGGCCCGAGAAGGGCCGTTGATGGGTATCACCCGAGCGCGGGGGCTTCACTTCCACTGATTCGCGACGTCCTCCTGGGTGGCTGGGCCGGAGGCGGGGGGAAGTACCGCTCACGGTGGTATGTCCAGTCCGACCAGGTCACTCTCTTCCCGAACTCGTGCACCACGCCACGAACGTGGTCGACGGGGTACTTACGCTCACGACCGTCGGTGAAGGCCTCGGCGACGCGACCAGCCTTGAACGTGGCCCGGAAGATGAGCGACTCCTCGCCACATCCCCTCCCCGTGTAGATGGGCTCGTAGCGGACACCATCCACGCGGACCAGATGGTACTCCAGCCTACGGAAAGTGCGAGATGCGGGCGGAATGGAAGCTACCGCGCAGGCCCGTTTCCTTCGTGCCCATGCCATGCGGCCGACGGGTTGGGGCCTGATCGGCAAGACGCGAGCAGCGCTCCATTCCCCCTCCCCATACTTCGGCCCGCCTTGCAAGGGGTGGAAACCCACCCCTCCACAGAATGTTCCCCGGCATTACCTTCCACGCGGTGACGGGCAAGCTCATGGGGTCGATTCGCGGGAGATGGATCCCATCCAAATCAGGGCCAGGCGTACCCCGTTGTCGACTGGCTCGAATTCATTCTTCGCGGGCATCATCGACGACGTTCGTTGGTACCAGGCAGCCCTGACGGGCTCGGTGAAGTGACATTATCGTCGCGGCCAAGGAGAGGCTCTGCTTCTGTGGGCCCGCTTGCGGGAAGAGAGGTGTCAGAACGAACTCTTTGACACTTTCTCTGGATGCCTGGGCTGGATGCCTGGACTGATCTTGTTTGACAGGTCTCCGGGAGTGAAATACGATTCACTTGCTGTGGTGGTTTGCCCATAGCCCACATCCCACATCGAGGAAACATGAACGTCGCGAAACTGGCCTTTGCTTGTATTGCCCTTCTGTCTACAGCCGCCGTCGCAGGCAGCAAGACGAATTTTGAGATCTACCTCTCCATTCCCCCGTCGGGCACGGCTGTTGCGGCGGGTTCTTTCGTTGGCGTGCAGAACTCGTCTGATACGAACTCCGTCATTCAGTGCCAGATCAAGGTGGACCTTACGGCCTTGGGAACAGCAACCCAGAGATTGTATTGCCATGCCAGGGATACCAGCGGCAACGACGGGATCTGTATCCTGAACAACCCACCCCAGGCCTTTGTCGATCTCGTTTACGCACTCAAGGACAATGACAAGCTGACCTTCACCTGGGACGTCGCTACTCAGCAGTGCAAGTCGCTGGAGCTTCAGCGTGGGTCCTGGCAGGTCCGGAGTAATGGCGCTACGTAGTTCCGTACCAAGAGAAGCGTGGGCCGGTGCTGAGAGCCATGAGCTTCGGCACCGGCCTTTCTATTTGGTTCCAGCCTTCCCCTCAACAGGTCCCCTCTCCCTCCTATACGCCCGTCCCCGCCCCCGCTCCGGGTGCGACCTGCGAGGTCAAAATCTTCCCGAGAGTGAACGCAGAGCTTGCTCCGTACCGGAGATTACGTAACTTCGCGTCGCTCTTCATGACCAACGAAACCTCTTCGTCGGGCCCTCGCCCATACAAGCTCGTGGAAACGCGCCATCTTGACGAGGCGCGCGACATCTTCCGCCGTACGTACGGTGAGTCGAAGCTCGATGCCGTGGACTCAAAGCATTTCGAGTGGCGGGTCAACCTCGCCGGCACGGGCCCCGTCGTCTTCACCCGCGGGGGGAGCAGTGGTGGGACCATCATGCGCGTCATGCCCGACAGCTACGTCGTGGTCTTGCTCACCGACAAAAGCGGGCACGCGGCTTCACACAAGAACGCAGCCGACATCACGCAGGACGGCGGCGCGGTCGTATTCACGGCAGGACACCCTCTCGTCTTGGAGCTGGCGGATGGCGTCCGCTCGGTCACCTTGCGCATCGACCCCGCCCATCTGCAGGCCGAGCTGGAGGCGCTCACGGGCCAGACCGTGCATGGGCCGCCGCGGTTCGCGCTCTCCATGGACACCCAAGCCGGCTACGGCGAATCCCTCCGGCAAATGTGCCTCTTCCTGGGACGAGAGATCGAGAAGGGATCCGTGATGTTCCAGGATCCGCGGCTCATAGCCCCTCTCGGCGAGAGCGTCGTGCGCGCGCTCCTCCTGGGCCAGGCGCACGACTACTCCCATCTGCTCCAGACCCCCACGCCGAGCGCCGGCATGGGCGCGGTCCGCAGGGTCGAGGAATACGTCGAGGCCGCCGGGCCCCGCCCGGTGTCGATGCGCGAGCTCTGCCGGATCACCGGCGCGAGCGGGCGCTCGATAGACAAGGCGTTCCGCGATCATCGGGGCTCCACGCTGACCGCCGCGCTCGCGAGATTACCGCCATCGCCGAGCGCGAACGAGGCAGGCGCGGTCGCGGCGTGCATCTCCCTGCTCACGCCGCGCGAGCGCGAGGTGTGCGCGCTCGTGGCGCGGGGGCTGCTCAACAAGCAGGTCGCGGCCGAGCTGGACATCTCCGAGGGGACTGTGGAGAAGCACCGGGCCCGGGCAATGAAGAAGCTGGCGGTGGGCAGCGCCGCCGAGCTGGGCGGGTTGTGGGCGCGGATGGGGAATGAGGCCGGGGAGGCGCCTCGCCCGCGGGGCGCCTCCCCGGCCTCGGGTGGATGAACCGCTCAGAAGCAGGCGGAGTCGTTGGTAGGGCGGGACGCCGGCGGTTCACGCCGCATGGCGACTGTGGCACAAGGCCCCTCCGACGGCCGCGATGGCATCGCCGCACGCGGCCACCTGGGCATCGGAGATGTTGTCGATGGTCTGCACGCCGTAGGAGACCGACACGGCTCCACATTGGTAATTGGCGGTCTGACTCCGGATTCCCGTGCGGATGGCGCTGCCGTTGGAGTCGTCAACGGGATACGCTTGGCCCCGATTCGGGTGGAAAATCGCCAGCGCGTGGGAATCAATCGACCGGACCTGCAGTTCGACCATAACGGCCGCCGCTATCATATCGAATACGACACACCCGTTTCGGGCCGTGGCCCCGCCCAGCGAGCCGCCGTGCGTCTAGCTACTCATCGGCTCCATCTGACGGAGCCGCGGCCTCCAGGGCTGTATCGAGCTCCACGGCCCTCTTGCGTTCCTCCCAGTCTTTCAGGGCTGACGCCACGTGGTGGAGGGAGTGACGCTTCAGCCTCGGGTGATGCACCGCGAAGTAGTGCTCCCCGGCGATGACCACGAAGGCATAGGGATTGGCTGGGTGGCTCATCAACCATTCCTCCGCCTCCATGCGTGTGGCGAACGAAGGAGTCCGCGGGGGGATTCCCCTGGCGGTCAGCGCCTCCAGCGCCGGCTCCATGCAATATTCGCGATACATCCCGCGCGTATTGTCCTCACGCGTATACCAGAATTGGTAATACGCATCGCCGATGAGGATGCGGACCGGGCTCGGTGGTTCCGCGACGCTCTTCATCCAGGCCTCGGCTTCCTCTTGGCTGGTGAAGTGCGCGATGGCCATCGGGGCATGGTCCAGTTGATTGATGAAGTAGTCCTCGGCCTCATCGAGCTGTCCAGTCCGGCGATGAAGTCGAGGAGGGCGATGAGAAGGCGCGCATGCTGCTTCTGTTCGAGCTCGGGTGTTTCGTCCAGGGTCTTGAGCAGCAGTTCCACCGCCGGTTCCGCGAGCGTCCCCTCATGCTTGCCCAGGTTTGCGCTGACGGAGGGGCGTTCCGCTGGAGCCTTGCCCTCGAGTGAGTCTTCGAATCGGTAGATCTGGCCGGTAATGAGGACGAAGTGGTTGAATGCGCGTACATAGCGCCAGAGCTTCTCTTCGTCCTGTCGACCCTTCGCCTCCGCTGCTCGCCGCCGGGTCTCGATGAAAAGCGTCGCGCCTGTAAGCTCCTCGAAGATTGTCACCTGCACACCTCCGCGAGCTCGATTCCGGAGAGCATTCCCGGGGAGCGTTCCGCCATGACCAGATGAGGGCAGCATCTCCCGGATGGCTCCACAACGGAACCACTTGGAGCATTTCTCACGAGCACCTCGGCATCCATCGGTGAGCACTGCTGCCCACGGCGCGTGGGCCCGAGCCTACTGCGAGACCGTCGTGCCCTCGCCCATGTACGGCAGGGCACCGACGGCTCGCTGCAACTGGCCCAGCACCTCGTCAAGCGTGGTCCGTCCGCACACAATGCGCTCAGACTGCTCGAAGGTGAGTCGGCCGTGGAGGAGGGCGTCGCTGCCGGGCGCCCCCCAGCGCCGCGGGCGGGCTACTTCGCGATCTTCCGGATCTTGCCCTCGCCAGCCCAGTAGACCCCCGTGCTGTCCACGGCGAGGTTATAAGACTCGCCGGTGGACGCCAGGACCTGGGCGCCGGTGCCGTCCTTGCACATCGCCCGGAGGGCTGTTCCATCGAGCCAGTAGATCCTCTCGCTATCGACGACGACCCTCGTCCCCGTGGTGGCGAGCTGGACGGCGGTGCCGCCGCTCTTGGGAATTCTGTAGACCCCGCTCGCGGCGTAGTAGACGTTGGCGTCGTCGAAGTCGAGATACCAGCTCGTACGAGTGAGCTTGATCGGCGCCGAGGCGCCAGACTTGGGCGCCTTCATGGTGGAAGAGAGAGAGCCGAGTTCGCGATAGTACAGGCTATCGCCGTCCGCGAACAATGACGTCCGCAGCCCGCCCGAAACAGGATCTCGAGGGACGACCAGGGACGCGGTCCCGCCCGAGAGCGGCTGGGCGTAGATGTTGTATTGATTGTTGCCGATCCAGTAGATATGGGTCGAGTCCACCGCCACCCCCGACGGGTAGCCGCCGGTGACCGGCAGCGCGGTGATGGTGCCGTCAGGGTTCACCCTGTTCAATTTGCTCCCGAGGCCGGGACCACTGCCGGAGAAGTAGGCGTAGGGGCCGCTTCCCACGAGCTCGGTCACGTAGGTGAGCCGATTGATGAGGACGGTCTTCGCGCCGCCGGCCTTGGGGACCCTGCCTACCTCGTCGTTGCTGACCTCGGAGCCATAGCCGCCGCCGTAGTACACGTACTGGTCCGTCAGCGCGATATTAATGGCGCCGTTGGTGTTGATGGTCGCGAGATCGATGGGGGTGCAGCTCCCATTGCACAGCGGCGCACATGCGAGCGTGGAGGCGAGCGCGCTCTCTGCCTGGCCTTCCTCCAGACTCGCGCCCGCGACGTTCGCCTCGCCGGGCGAGCCGCCGCAGCCGGCCAGAGCTGCGGAGAGGAGGAGGGCCGAAGCAGCGTGAAACGAGGGCTTCGTGCGGGTGAGGGCTTCAGTTTGGGAGGGTTGACGAGCTGCCGTATCTTTTCTCATGTGGATACCCTGTCAGGAGGGAACGCACGAACCATGCGTTCTTTCGGATCAAGCCGGTGAGGGCGGGAGGCCCCGGGAGCTTCAGGCCTCCCGCCCGTCGCGGATTATTGCAACAGCTTCTGCTTGATGAAGGTGCCGGAGGGCGTGAGGGCCGAGGCGGGCCAGTTGCCGGTGGTGCTCGCGCCGGGGACGAGCGCGGAGGCCGTCTCGGGCTTGTCGTGCAGCGACCAGTTGGCCCAGCTCAGCTTGCGGCTGTTCATGAAGTCGATCCACAGCTGGCTCTCGTTGAGGTTGAGATTGCCATTGCCGGACGCGTCGCAGGTGCCGAACTCCGTCACGAACAGGGCGATGCCCCTGGACAGCGCCGCGGCCGCCCTGTCACGCAGCCATTGCCCGTGCGTGCCCGCGTAGAAGTGCAGCGTATAGGCCACGTTGGGGTACTG
Above is a window of Cystobacter fuscus DNA encoding:
- a CDS encoding glycosyltransferase — translated: MASTNDVSRKPATFLLASSGAPGHLLRVLDLAQQLTARGNRVLFKAKASLAADVKAVGAEHLPHERMLDVQDIGDLAQLTSLPPWMPSVPFGITMFRSIGQANNVQLARELEPVLKREKVDCVVHDYFELGAAWAAERAGIPWASAGNMGTVLTADELPLLFSTMPSMKPFFRFPALTHLLMGQLMPLNEARAQLGLSPYRGRLAHLVQAAASPKLHIIMGHRGLAGSIPLRDNQLFVGPTTANSSTSRKEAPRIEPGTVIVSTTTTHADNGLFRRVLEAVSPMNVPVLATAAGASDVPSGLGSHIRIERYVPHDEVFPKARALITHGGWGAVGRALYTGLPMLVIPLVGDQTLNASLVERAGLGRYLPLEKATPERIRAELQALLADESLRARARKVSSEIQQLKSGQVAARALEKLAFEGNVDVKSISAAA
- a CDS encoding LuxR C-terminal-related transcriptional regulator, which encodes MSFGTGLSIWFQPSPQQVPSPSYTPVPAPAPGATCEVKIFPRVNAELAPYRRLRNFASLFMTNETSSSGPRPYKLVETRHLDEARDIFRRTYGESKLDAVDSKHFEWRVNLAGTGPVVFTRGGSSGGTIMRVMPDSYVVVLLTDKSGHAASHKNAADITQDGGAVVFTAGHPLVLELADGVRSVTLRIDPAHLQAELEALTGQTVHGPPRFALSMDTQAGYGESLRQMCLFLGREIEKGSVMFQDPRLIAPLGESVVRALLLGQAHDYSHLLQTPTPSAGMGAVRRVEEYVEAAGPRPVSMRELCRITGASGRSIDKAFRDHRGSTLTAALARLPPSPSANEAGAVAACISLLTPREREVCALVARGLLNKQVAAELDISEGTVEKHRARAMKKLAVGSAAELGGLWARMGNEAGEAPRPRGASPASGG